In Limnobaculum parvum, one DNA window encodes the following:
- a CDS encoding low molecular weight protein tyrosine phosphatase family protein, which yields MNVLFICSRNQWRSPTAEQVWRRHPELSVKSAGTSCNARKPLTPTLLRWADVICVMEQKHKNRIVAEYRRLIAHKTIHVLDIPDDYQYMDPELVRLLEEVVAHRLGL from the coding sequence ATGAATGTGTTATTTATCTGTAGCCGTAACCAATGGCGAAGCCCTACCGCAGAACAGGTATGGCGTCGCCATCCTGAGCTTTCGGTTAAATCTGCTGGAACCAGTTGCAATGCCCGCAAGCCGTTAACCCCGACATTATTACGGTGGGCTGATGTTATTTGCGTTATGGAACAGAAACATAAAAACCGTATTGTGGCGGAATATCGGCGTCTGATAGCGCATAAAACCATTCACGTGCTGGATATTCCGGACGACTATCAATATATGGATCCGGAATTGGTTCGTTTGTTGGAGGAAGTGGTAGCACACAGGCTAGGACTCTAA
- the prmB gene encoding 50S ribosomal protein L3 N(5)-glutamine methyltransferase, translating into MDKIFVDEVVNDMHTIQDMLRWSVSRFNAASIYYGHGTDNPWDEAVQLVLPTLFLPLDIPPEMYFSRLTLSERQRIVERVIRRVNERLPVAYLTNKAWFAGHEFFVDERVLVPRSPIGELINHCFESLITQEPQTILDMCTGSGCIAIACAYAFPEAEVDAVDISADALAVTEQNIEAHRMEHRVTPIRSDLFRDMPPVKYDLIVTNPPYVDAEDMSDLPKEFRYEPELGLAAGTDGLKLVRRILARAPDYLNEGGVLICEVGNSMVHLMDEYPDIPFTWLEFECGGDGVFMLTRDQLLACSEHFRLYRD; encoded by the coding sequence TTGGACAAAATTTTTGTAGATGAAGTGGTTAACGACATGCATACCATTCAGGATATGCTGCGTTGGTCCGTCAGTCGTTTTAATGCGGCAAGTATTTATTATGGACATGGAACGGATAACCCATGGGATGAAGCCGTTCAACTGGTACTGCCAACACTGTTCCTGCCGCTGGATATTCCGCCGGAAATGTATTTTTCTCGTCTGACGCTCAGTGAACGTCAGCGCATTGTTGAACGAGTTATTCGTCGGGTAAACGAGCGTTTACCGGTGGCTTATCTGACCAATAAAGCTTGGTTTGCGGGTCACGAATTTTTTGTTGATGAACGCGTATTAGTGCCTCGTTCCCCCATTGGTGAACTGATTAATCATTGTTTTGAATCGCTGATTACTCAGGAACCTCAGACTATTCTCGATATGTGTACCGGCAGCGGTTGTATTGCAATAGCCTGTGCTTATGCTTTCCCTGAGGCTGAAGTCGATGCCGTTGATATTTCTGCTGATGCGCTAGCGGTAACAGAACAAAATATCGAAGCCCATCGTATGGAACATCGCGTTACGCCCATTCGTTCTGACCTGTTCCGCGATATGCCACCGGTAAAATACGATCTGATCGTAACCAACCCACCTTATGTCGATGCGGAAGATATGTCCGATTTGCCGAAAGAGTTCCGTTATGAGCCGGAGCTGGGGCTGGCGGCGGGAACCGATGGCTTAAAGTTAGTGCGTCGTATACTGGCTCGAGCGCCAGATTATCTGAATGAAGGCGGCGTACTGATTTGCGAAGTGGGTAACAGCATGGTGCATTTGATGGACGAATACCCGGATATTCCATTTACTTGGCTGGAATTTGAGTGCGGTGGTGATGGTGTATTTATGTTAACTCGCGATCAATTGCTGGCATGCAGCGAACATTTTCGTCTTTATCGTGACTAA
- the smrB gene encoding endonuclease SmrB, translated as MKKNKFTLSDEEYALFRDSVRGVKPLRQDKALHRIKPKVKKRPVERLLQEQMDASFYFSDEFQPLLSEDSPIRYVRPDANSYEVKKLRRGDYSPELFLDLHGLTQLEAKQELGALIAACRREHIHCACIMHGYGTYVLKQQTPLWLAQHPDVVAFHQAPKEFGGNAAILVLIAQETTEEPSLF; from the coding sequence TTGAAGAAAAATAAATTTACCTTATCAGATGAAGAATATGCGTTATTTCGGGATTCCGTTCGCGGAGTGAAACCCCTGCGCCAAGATAAGGCCCTTCATCGCATCAAACCCAAAGTGAAGAAACGGCCGGTAGAACGTCTACTCCAAGAACAGATGGATGCCAGTTTCTATTTCTCTGATGAATTTCAACCGCTACTGAGTGAAGATAGCCCGATCCGCTACGTGCGCCCCGACGCCAATAGCTATGAAGTTAAAAAACTCAGACGCGGTGATTATTCGCCAGAGCTGTTTCTTGACCTGCACGGGCTTACGCAATTAGAGGCTAAACAGGAGTTGGGGGCGCTCATCGCCGCCTGCCGTCGGGAGCATATTCATTGCGCCTGCATTATGCATGGCTACGGCACCTATGTGCTGAAACAGCAGACGCCTCTTTGGCTAGCACAGCACCCGGATGTTGTAGCCTTTCATCAGGCACCTAAAGAGTTTGGTGGTAACGCCGCCATACTAGTTCTGATTGCTCAGGAAACAACGGAAGAACCGTCCTTATTCTGA